A DNA window from Hoplias malabaricus isolate fHopMal1 chromosome 5, fHopMal1.hap1, whole genome shotgun sequence contains the following coding sequences:
- the ccdc115 gene encoding coiled-coil domain-containing protein 115 isoform X2, with the protein MGLDPVSLKIDQQLLQFMEQLEILEEKRQKLNSLIEEGWFNISKARYSMGNKQVSALQYASEMKPLICVQSSISEKGEVAFKCEPTEFKSEELKASGTAEDIGPKDGGLRRRMKIKQKESTEEDTSKVQHEQEPQHSLKSEKSPCQHQDPLKWFGILVPQNLKQAQAAFKEVIMLSAEIATLQNVISATRMEMQTQMKDKHKSCLELRE; encoded by the exons ATGGGTCTCGATCCTGTTTCTCTGAAAATAGATCAGCAGCTACTTCAGTTTATGGAGCAGCTCGAGATTCTGGAGGAGAAAAGACAGAAGTTAAACTCACTCATAGAAGAG GGATGGTTTAACATATCCAAGGCTCGCTACTCGATGGGAAATAAACAGGTCTCTGCTCTACAGTACGCAAGCGAGATGAAACCACTCATCTGTGTTCAGTCCAG CATTTCAGAAAAGGGTGAAGTGGCATTCAAATGTGAACCAACAGAATTCAAAAGTGAAGAACTGAAAGCTAGTGGCACAGCAGAAGACATAGGACCCAAAGATGGAG GCCTCAGGAGGAGAATGAAGATCAAACAGAAAGAAAGTACAGAGGAGGATACCTCTAAGGTGCAACATGAACAGGAACCTCAGCATAGCTTAAAGAGTGAGAAATCCCCATGTCAGCATCAAGATCCACTAAAATGGTTTGGAATCCTTGTTCCACAGAATCTCAAACAAGCTCAGGCTGCTTTTAAAGAAG TCATCATGCTTTCAGCAGAGATTGCAACCCTGCAGAATGTGATTTCAGCTACTAGAATGGAGATGCAGACCCAAATGAAGGACAAACACAAGAGTTGCCTGGAACTGAGAGaataa
- the ccdc115 gene encoding coiled-coil domain-containing protein 115 isoform X1, producing the protein MGLDPVSLKIDQQLLQFMEQLEILEEKRQKLNSLIEEGWFNISKARYSMGNKQVSALQYASEMKPLICVQSSISEKGEVAFKCEPTEFKSEELKASGTAEDIGPKDGVGLRRRMKIKQKESTEEDTSKVQHEQEPQHSLKSEKSPCQHQDPLKWFGILVPQNLKQAQAAFKEVIMLSAEIATLQNVISATRMEMQTQMKDKHKSCLELRE; encoded by the exons ATGGGTCTCGATCCTGTTTCTCTGAAAATAGATCAGCAGCTACTTCAGTTTATGGAGCAGCTCGAGATTCTGGAGGAGAAAAGACAGAAGTTAAACTCACTCATAGAAGAG GGATGGTTTAACATATCCAAGGCTCGCTACTCGATGGGAAATAAACAGGTCTCTGCTCTACAGTACGCAAGCGAGATGAAACCACTCATCTGTGTTCAGTCCAG CATTTCAGAAAAGGGTGAAGTGGCATTCAAATGTGAACCAACAGAATTCAAAAGTGAAGAACTGAAAGCTAGTGGCACAGCAGAAGACATAGGACCCAAAGATGGAG TAGGCCTCAGGAGGAGAATGAAGATCAAACAGAAAGAAAGTACAGAGGAGGATACCTCTAAGGTGCAACATGAACAGGAACCTCAGCATAGCTTAAAGAGTGAGAAATCCCCATGTCAGCATCAAGATCCACTAAAATGGTTTGGAATCCTTGTTCCACAGAATCTCAAACAAGCTCAGGCTGCTTTTAAAGAAG TCATCATGCTTTCAGCAGAGATTGCAACCCTGCAGAATGTGATTTCAGCTACTAGAATGGAGATGCAGACCCAAATGAAGGACAAACACAAGAGTTGCCTGGAACTGAGAGaataa
- the ccdc115 gene encoding coiled-coil domain-containing protein 115 isoform X3 yields the protein MEQLEILEEKRQKLNSLIEEGWFNISKARYSMGNKQVSALQYASEMKPLICVQSSISEKGEVAFKCEPTEFKSEELKASGTAEDIGPKDGVGLRRRMKIKQKESTEEDTSKVQHEQEPQHSLKSEKSPCQHQDPLKWFGILVPQNLKQAQAAFKEVIMLSAEIATLQNVISATRMEMQTQMKDKHKSCLELRE from the exons ATGGAGCAGCTCGAGATTCTGGAGGAGAAAAGACAGAAGTTAAACTCACTCATAGAAGAG GGATGGTTTAACATATCCAAGGCTCGCTACTCGATGGGAAATAAACAGGTCTCTGCTCTACAGTACGCAAGCGAGATGAAACCACTCATCTGTGTTCAGTCCAG CATTTCAGAAAAGGGTGAAGTGGCATTCAAATGTGAACCAACAGAATTCAAAAGTGAAGAACTGAAAGCTAGTGGCACAGCAGAAGACATAGGACCCAAAGATGGAG TAGGCCTCAGGAGGAGAATGAAGATCAAACAGAAAGAAAGTACAGAGGAGGATACCTCTAAGGTGCAACATGAACAGGAACCTCAGCATAGCTTAAAGAGTGAGAAATCCCCATGTCAGCATCAAGATCCACTAAAATGGTTTGGAATCCTTGTTCCACAGAATCTCAAACAAGCTCAGGCTGCTTTTAAAGAAG TCATCATGCTTTCAGCAGAGATTGCAACCCTGCAGAATGTGATTTCAGCTACTAGAATGGAGATGCAGACCCAAATGAAGGACAAACACAAGAGTTGCCTGGAACTGAGAGaataa